In Arachis hypogaea cultivar Tifrunner chromosome 17, arahy.Tifrunner.gnm2.J5K5, whole genome shotgun sequence, a single window of DNA contains:
- the LOC112766827 gene encoding probable methyltransferase PMT23 isoform X2: MGIIGEEFFKERKYPFILTLLGLFFFVGVLIFTNTTNTTISTFNPFVLSSNNVQNQPPSLLDPLPAPQHDHHAPPPAITNQSQQQQEKEAVLIDWKLCKGPLAVDYIPCLDNWEAIKALKSRKHMEHRERHCPQNSLKCLLPLPKGYRFPVPWPKSRDMIWYDNVPHPKLVEYKKDQHWVVKSGEYLVFPGGGTQFKDGVDHYIQFMEETLPKIQWGKHIRVVLDVGCGVASFGGYLLDKNVITMSFAPKDEHEAQIQFALERGIPATLSVIGTQKLTFPDSAFDMIHCARCRVHWEADGGKPLYELNRILRPGGFFAWSATPVYRDNEKDQQIWSVMVEITKAMCWSVVANGRDSAGIGLVIYQKPTSSSCYENRKEKIPPLCENKDSKNSSWYAKLDSCLTPLSVDGMGELQSWPMPWPQRLNSKPPSLLDSDATDEFYKDSKLWSQLVSDVYAEGLSIKWSSIRNVMDMNAGYAGFASALIDLPVWVMNVVPIDVWDTLSVIYDRGLIGMYHDWCESFNTYPRTYDLLHSSFLFQYVEKRYACWRNQNL, translated from the exons ATGGGAATTATAGGTGAAGAGTTCTTCAAGGAGAGAAAATACCCCTTCATCTTAACTCTCTTGGGATTGTTCTTTTTCGTCGGTGTCCTCATTTTCACTAACACAACCAACACCACCATCTCCACCTTCAACCCTTTTGTTCTCTCCTCCAATAATGTCCAAAACCAACCACCATCTCTACTTGACCCTCTCCCTGCACCCCAACATGATCATCATGCACCTCCTCCTGCAATTACTAATCAAAGCCAACAACAGCAAGAGAAAGAGGCTGTTCTTATTGATTGGAAGCTTTGTAAGGGACCTTTGGCGGTGGATTATATACCCTGTTTGGATAATTGGGAAGCCATTAAGGCCCTCAAGTCAAGGAAGCACATGGAACACAGGGAGAGGCATTGCCCTCAGAACAGTCTCAAGTGTTTGCTGCCACTTCCCAAAGGGTATAGATTTCCAGTTCCGTGGCCTAAGAGCAGGGACATG ATTTGGTATGATAATGTCCCTCATCCAAAGCTAGTTGAGTACAAGAAGGACCAGCACTGGGTGGTGAAGTCCGGCGAATATCTTGTCTTTCCAGGTGGTGGTACTCAATTTAAAGATGGAGTTGATCATTACATTCAGTTCATGGAGGAG ACATTACCCAAAATTCAATGGGGAAAGCATATCAGGGTTGTTCTAGACGTTGGCTGTGGTGTTGCTAGCTTTGGTGGTTATCTGCTGGACAAAAATGTCATTACCATGTCATTTGCTCCAAAGGATGAACATGAAGCTCAGATACAGTTTGCTTTGGAGCGAGGAATTCCTGCAACTCTTTCTGTCATTGGAACACAAAAGTTGACTTTTCCTGATAGTGCTTTTGACATGATCCATTGTGCACGGTGCAGGGTTCATTGGGAAGCAGATG GTGGGAAACCACTATACGAACTCAATAGGATTCTCAGACCAGGAGGCTTCTTTGCATGGTCTGCAACTCCAGTTTATCGCGACAACGAAAAGGATCAGCAAATATGGAGTG TGATGGTGGAAATAACCAAAGCTATGTGCTGGTCGGTTGTGGCTAATGGTCGTGATTCAGCTGGAATCGGGCTTGTTATCTACCAGAAGCCCACCTCTTCTTCCTGCTATGAGAATCGCAAAGAGAAAATTCCTCCTTTATGCGAAAATAAGGACTCAAAAAATAGTTCATG GTATGCCAAACTTGATAGTTGCCTGACTCCTCTCTCAGTCGATGGTATGGGCGAACTGCAGAGCTGGCCCATGCCTTGGCCCCAGAGACTTAACAGTAAGCCTCCGAGCTTACTTGACTCGGACGCTACTGACGAGTTTTACAAGGACAGCAAACTCTGGTCTCAATTAGTTTCAGATGTTTATGCAGAAGGTCTTTCAATAAAATGGTCAAGTATACGAAATGTAATGGACATGAATGCTGGTTATGCAGG ATTTGCCTCTGCACTCATTGATCTACCAGTGTGGGTGATGAATGTGGTACCGATTGACGTGTGGGATACTCTTTCAGTTATATACGACAGAGGGTTAATAGGAATGTATCATGATTGGTGCGAATCCTTCAACACTTATCCTCGCACGTATGATCTCCTCCATTCTAGTTTTCTCTTCCAATATGTTGAGAAAAGGTATGCTTGTTGGAGAAACCAAAACCTATGA
- the LOC112766827 gene encoding probable methyltransferase PMT23 isoform X1, whose amino-acid sequence MGIIGEEFFKERKYPFILTLLGLFFFVGVLIFTNTTNTTISTFNPFVLSSNNVQNQPPSLLDPLPAPQHDHHAPPPAITNQSQQQQEKEAVLIDWKLCKGPLAVDYIPCLDNWEAIKALKSRKHMEHRERHCPQNSLKCLLPLPKGYRFPVPWPKSRDMIWYDNVPHPKLVEYKKDQHWVVKSGEYLVFPGGGTQFKDGVDHYIQFMEETLPKIQWGKHIRVVLDVGCGVASFGGYLLDKNVITMSFAPKDEHEAQIQFALERGIPATLSVIGTQKLTFPDSAFDMIHCARCRVHWEADGGKPLYELNRILRPGGFFAWSATPVYRDNEKDQQIWSVMVEITKAMCWSVVANGRDSAGIGLVIYQKPTSSSCYENRKEKIPPLCENKDSKNSSWYAKLDSCLTPLSVDGMGELQSWPMPWPQRLNSKPPSLLDSDATDEFYKDSKLWSQLVSDVYAEGLSIKWSSIRNVMDMNAGYAGFASALIDLPVWVMNVVPIDVWDTLSVIYDRGLIGMYHDWCESFNTYPRTYDLLHSSFLFQYVEKRCDIVDVVAEIDRILRPDGYLVVRDSLEILNKLTPVLHSLHWSVSLHQNQFLVGKKSFWRPTAFE is encoded by the exons ATGGGAATTATAGGTGAAGAGTTCTTCAAGGAGAGAAAATACCCCTTCATCTTAACTCTCTTGGGATTGTTCTTTTTCGTCGGTGTCCTCATTTTCACTAACACAACCAACACCACCATCTCCACCTTCAACCCTTTTGTTCTCTCCTCCAATAATGTCCAAAACCAACCACCATCTCTACTTGACCCTCTCCCTGCACCCCAACATGATCATCATGCACCTCCTCCTGCAATTACTAATCAAAGCCAACAACAGCAAGAGAAAGAGGCTGTTCTTATTGATTGGAAGCTTTGTAAGGGACCTTTGGCGGTGGATTATATACCCTGTTTGGATAATTGGGAAGCCATTAAGGCCCTCAAGTCAAGGAAGCACATGGAACACAGGGAGAGGCATTGCCCTCAGAACAGTCTCAAGTGTTTGCTGCCACTTCCCAAAGGGTATAGATTTCCAGTTCCGTGGCCTAAGAGCAGGGACATG ATTTGGTATGATAATGTCCCTCATCCAAAGCTAGTTGAGTACAAGAAGGACCAGCACTGGGTGGTGAAGTCCGGCGAATATCTTGTCTTTCCAGGTGGTGGTACTCAATTTAAAGATGGAGTTGATCATTACATTCAGTTCATGGAGGAG ACATTACCCAAAATTCAATGGGGAAAGCATATCAGGGTTGTTCTAGACGTTGGCTGTGGTGTTGCTAGCTTTGGTGGTTATCTGCTGGACAAAAATGTCATTACCATGTCATTTGCTCCAAAGGATGAACATGAAGCTCAGATACAGTTTGCTTTGGAGCGAGGAATTCCTGCAACTCTTTCTGTCATTGGAACACAAAAGTTGACTTTTCCTGATAGTGCTTTTGACATGATCCATTGTGCACGGTGCAGGGTTCATTGGGAAGCAGATG GTGGGAAACCACTATACGAACTCAATAGGATTCTCAGACCAGGAGGCTTCTTTGCATGGTCTGCAACTCCAGTTTATCGCGACAACGAAAAGGATCAGCAAATATGGAGTG TGATGGTGGAAATAACCAAAGCTATGTGCTGGTCGGTTGTGGCTAATGGTCGTGATTCAGCTGGAATCGGGCTTGTTATCTACCAGAAGCCCACCTCTTCTTCCTGCTATGAGAATCGCAAAGAGAAAATTCCTCCTTTATGCGAAAATAAGGACTCAAAAAATAGTTCATG GTATGCCAAACTTGATAGTTGCCTGACTCCTCTCTCAGTCGATGGTATGGGCGAACTGCAGAGCTGGCCCATGCCTTGGCCCCAGAGACTTAACAGTAAGCCTCCGAGCTTACTTGACTCGGACGCTACTGACGAGTTTTACAAGGACAGCAAACTCTGGTCTCAATTAGTTTCAGATGTTTATGCAGAAGGTCTTTCAATAAAATGGTCAAGTATACGAAATGTAATGGACATGAATGCTGGTTATGCAGG ATTTGCCTCTGCACTCATTGATCTACCAGTGTGGGTGATGAATGTGGTACCGATTGACGTGTGGGATACTCTTTCAGTTATATACGACAGAGGGTTAATAGGAATGTATCATGATTGGTGCGAATCCTTCAACACTTATCCTCGCACGTATGATCTCCTCCATTCTAGTTTTCTCTTCCAATATGTTGAGAAAAG ATGCGATATTGTGGATGTGGTTGCGGAGATTGATCGCATATTGAGACCGGATGGATATTTGGTGGTTCGTGATTCTCTGGAGATTCTAAACAAACTGACCCCAGTATTGCATTCGCTTCACTGGTCTGTATCATTGCATCAAAATCAGTTTCTTGTTGGTAAGAAGAGTTTCTGGCGCCCCACGGCTTTTGAATAG
- the LOC112766826 gene encoding peptide-N4-(N-acetyl-beta-glucosaminyl)asparagine amidase A — MGTFLCFLFLLLLLTYPPSTSATVSRITHEDRFTLSASLHRGLGSREYVEVNYPPPSLDPTPSCSHRVLHHSFGDTINSPPYSTPYSPPPRCPPPWSRVLLHFHASSRGDQYDRIAAIWLGGAELFRTSTAEPTASGIFWNVRKDITRYSSLLARSDLELTMMLENIINNEFTGVYHVTVTFLYYNANSVKVPFRPCGGEGLTSNRRSRSLMNRNPVISLDVDESPADLIIPIADDGERGFWFKVENERDLHSRKIRIPRNTHRVVLELYVSFHGNDEFWYTNPPNSYIISNGLATERGNGPYREVFVTIDGDIVAWEVPFPVIFTGGINPLSWAPVVAIGAFNLPSYDIDITPYLGKLLDGKEHKFALGVSQGISYWLLNANLHVWLDHASKVVQASYPARRSPETNIERQEEFLGLNGEFEVEAEKETMVTGWVTSSAGNVTTSISQMFTLRNFMKFQEDGTYKMVKHKFKAKTKVKVKNSHGEMIAKLKVKRKYPLRVITWTEPILFGDDDTDDDDDDAEDEKSYRLVTNVSHTLEQSYVSSCISRSIENKQDSKGWMDVKGHNVLSGQANTKQNYSYIDRFNCYSRDVAAANGRLIRDESSVKCENFVI, encoded by the exons ATGGGCACcttcctttgtttcctcttcctccttctacTACTCACGTACCCACCCTCAACTTCAGCCACAGTCTCACGCATCACCCACGAAGACCGTTTTACCCTCTCCGCCTCCCTCCACCGCGGCCTCGGCAGCAGAGAATACGTCGAAGTCAACTACCCTCCGCCGTCTTTGGACCCAACCCCATCATGCTCCCACAGGGTCCTCCACCACTCCTTCGGCGACACCATCAACTCTCCACCGTACTCCACTCCTTACTCCCCTCCACCACGCTGCCCTCCCCCTTGGTCCCGCGTCCTCCTTCACTTCCACGCCTCCTCTCGCGGCGACCAGTACGACCGCATCGCTGCCATCTGGCTCGGCGGCGCCGAGCTCTTCCGCACAAGCACCGCCGAGCCAACCGCATCCGGAATCTTCTGGAACGTCCGCAAGGACATCACCAGGTACTCTTCACTCCTTGCCAGGTCCGATCTCGAACTCACCATGATGCTCGAGAACATAATTAACAACGAATTCACCGGCGTTTACCACGTCACGGTTACGTTTCTCTACTACAATGCAAACTCCGTTAAGGTTCCGTTTAGGCCATGCGGCGGTGAAGGACTCACTTCCAATCGAAGGTCCAGATCTCTCATGAATCGCAATCCAGTGATTTCTTTGGACGTAGACGAATCGCCGGCAGATTTGATTATTCCGATCGCCGACGACGGTGAGCGGGGGTTTTGGTTCAAGGTGGAGAACGAAAGGGACttgcattccagaaagattcGAATTCCGCGGAACACGCACCGTGTGGTTCTTGAACTATACGTGTCGTTTCACGGAAACGATGAATTCTGGTACACGAATCCGCCGAATTCGTACATCATTTCTAACGGTTTAGCGACGGAGCGCGGTAACGGTCCTTACAGGGAAGTTTTCGTGACGATTGACGGCGATATTGTCGCGTGGGAGGTTCCTTTTCCGGTGATCTTCACCGGCGGCATCAACCCACTGTCGTGGGCGCCGGTGGTGGCGATCGGCGCCTTCAATCTCCCTTCGTACGACATCGACATTACCCCGTATTTGGGGAAGCTTCTCGACGGGAAGGAACACAAGTTCGCATTAGGAGTGTCTCAGGGCATTTCATATTGGCTATTGAACGCGAATCTCCATGTTTGGTTGGATCATGCATCTAAAGTGGTTCAGGCGAGCTACCCCGCTCGACGGAGCCCTGAAACGAACATCGAACGGCAAGAAGAGTTTCTAGGGCTCAATGGCGAGTTTGAGGTTGAAGCAGAGAAGGAAACTATG GTGACAGGGTGGgttacttcaagtgcagggaatGTGACTACTAGTATCTCACAAATGTTCACGCTAAGGAACTTCATGAAGTTCCAAGAGGACGGGACATACAAGATGGTGAAGCACAAGTTCAAGGCAAAGACGAAGGTGAAGGTAAAGAACAGCCATGGCGAGATGATCGCGAAGCTCAAGGTTAAGCGGAAGTACCCTCTGAGGGTCATCACATGGACCGAGCCGATTTTGTTTGGGGATGATGATACTGATGACGACGATGACGACGCTGAAGATGAGAAAAGTTACAGGCTTGTCACCAATGTTTCTCATACTCTTGAGCAAAGCTATGTTAGTTCGTGCATTTCAAGGTCGATTGAAAATAAGCAAGATTCAAAAGGGTGGATGGATGTTAAGGGTCACAATGTTCTGTCAGGTCAAGCAAACACCAAACAGAATTATAGCTATATTGATAGGTTTAATTGTTACTCTCGCGATGTTGCTGCGGCTAATGGAAGGCTTATTAGAGACGAGTCAAGTGTTAAATGtgaaaattttgttatttaa
- the LOC112766828 gene encoding protein VAPYRIN gives MERLVEVSEPEVRIEFALNCKCRTTVTLRSVCSNLPVAFKVQTSSPNKFLVNPPSGLIAPLSSATFQIILKPQSQIPRAYPRSPSDRFLIKTAEFISNSSGSTRPDSINSWFASRPKGFSTLDIKLKVAFVGPVLLREAVSRGDLDTVRNLLKRQRSVLADLTPSEAESLLRVATELADPEDMVHLLLEAGLRIQEAVGSDNVNGSDDVHVVDGNIGPDETHKDVVNDEEQGEAVFEAARRGDVRQLETLMKRGGGVVSYRDQYGLTALHAAAFKGHKDVVLMLSEAGTELECQDEEGHVPLHMAVEGGNIETVRVLVDKGVNVNAMNKRGATPLYMARVWGYDDICELLSSMGALPSSLPIVSS, from the exons ATGGAGAGGTTGGTGGAAGTGTCCGAGCCAGAGGTTCGGATTGAGTTCGCTTTGAACTGCAAATGCCGAACCACGGTGACACTGAGGTCCGTTTGCTCGAACTTACCCGTGGCATTCAAGGTTCAAACGTCTTCACCCAACAAGTTTCTGGTTAACCCTCCGAGTGGACTAATCGCTCCACTCTCCTCCGCAACCTTCCAAATCATCCTCAAACCCCAGTCTCAAATCCCACGCGCCTATCCACGCTCCCCCTCAGACCGATTCCTCATAAAAACAGCTGAGTTCATTTCCAACTCGTCCGGTTCCACTCGCCCCGACTCGATCAACTCATGGTTCGCCTCTCGCCCAAAAGGGTTCTCCACTCTGGACATCAAGCTCAAGGTAGCGTTCGTTGGGCCCGTGCTCCTCCGCGAGGCGGTTTCGCGCGGGGACTTGGATACTGTTAGGAACTTGTTGAAACGGCAGCGTTCGGTACTCGCGGATTTGACGCCAAGTGAAGCTGAGTCGCTGCTCCGAGTTGCCACCGAGTTGGCCGACCCGGAGGACATGGTTCATTTGCTGCTTGAGGCTGGGCTGAGGATCCAGGAAGCTGTTGGATCAGATAACGTCAACGGCTCTGATGATGTACACGTGGTGGACGGGAACATTGGTCCTGACGAAACGCAT AAAGATGTGGTGAATGATGAGGAACAAGGAGAAGCAGTATTTGAGGCTGCGAGGCGTGGAGATGTGAGGCAACTTGAGACTCTAATGAAGAGAGGTGGCGGGGTTGTGAGCTACCGTGACCAGTATGGTTTGACTGCGCTTCATGCCGCGGCTTTCAAGGGGCACAAGGATGTGGTGCTAATGCTAAGCGAAGCAGGGACGGAGTTGGAGTGTCAGGACGAGGAAGGTCACGTGCCGCTGCACATGGCAGTCGAGGGTGGCAATATAGAGACAGTTCGAGTTTTGGTGGACAAGGGTGTAAACGTTAATGCTATGAACAAGAGGGGTGCCACCCCTTTGTACATGGCGAGAGTATGGGGTTATGACGATATATGTGAGTTGCTTAGTAGTATGGGAGCATTACCTTCTTCTCTTCCTATTGTTTCATCTTAA